One genomic window of Salvia miltiorrhiza cultivar Shanhuang (shh) chromosome 4, IMPLAD_Smil_shh, whole genome shotgun sequence includes the following:
- the LOC131023652 gene encoding uncharacterized protein LOC131023652, with product MEERRGGAPHAAVIAAVVVVVMVLPTLIGDQCGAVADSVAELLSPLGLLLLPISLILAIRFLSSDAGSSVAGILSAGNPGGGGGGGSTAGVVAFLLLVLLLLYSKVFVFNSGDDSE from the coding sequence ATGGAAGAGCGCCGCGGCGGTGCGCCCCACGCCGCCGTCATCGCAGCCGtcgtggtggtggtgatggtgCTGCCGACACTCATCGGAGATCAATGCGGCGCCGTAGCCGACTCCGTAGCCGAGCTGCTCAGCCCCCTCGgcctcctcctcctccccaTAAGCCTCATCCTCGCCATCCGCTTCCTCTCCTCCGACGCCGGATCATCCGTCGCCGGAATTTTATCCGCCGGCAAtcccggcggcggcggcggcggaggctcCACCGCCGGGGTCGTGGCGTTCCTGCTGCTGGTGCTGCTGCTTCTATATAGTAAAGTGTTCGTCTTTAACAGTGGCGACGACTCTGAATGA
- the LOC131023653 gene encoding uncharacterized protein LOC131023653 — protein MEAVHEEDGGEGSMQCARHPFKSSAPAGGICAFCLQEKLGKLVSSSYAAAVFPSSPSSSSSPSSRSTHAAADPRAAAHHHHSQKPRLPSFSSKKKKKCKDESSEMVFKRSKSTAAASTRGIHFFDEDYSPSKRRFWKFLHLSRHPTSRKSSKHVKNQIFSSPTAAESRKGEEFVVVEEEAAFDRKVSRSRSVGCGSRSFSGDFFERISTGFGDCTLRRVESQREGRPKIQSLRGGEDCSRQRVRCGGIFGGFGLTSSSSSSHLIAASDSSNGGGKSMVGLGHLSHGRSRSWGWALASPMRAFGKNSAVKRGDDSAKNAAPNLAAIPSLLAVGG, from the coding sequence ATGGAAGCGGTTCATGAAGAAGACGGAGGAGAAGGCAGCATGCAGTGCGCGCGCCACCCTTTCAAGAGCAGCGCCCCCGCCGGCGGCATCTGCGCCTTCTGCCTCCAAGAAAAGCTAGGAAAGCTCGTCTCCTCCTCCTACGCCGCCGCCGTATTCCCCTCCTccccttcctcctcctcctcccctTCCTCAAGATCCACACACGCCGCCGCGGACCCACGCGCCGccgcccaccaccaccactctcAGAAGCCGCGGCTGCCCAGCTTCTcctcgaagaagaagaagaagtgcaAGGACGAGAGCTCGGAGATGGTGTTCAAGCGGAGCAAGTCCACCGCCGCGGCTTCAACGAGAGGCATCCATTTCTTCGACGAAGATTACAGCCCCAGCAAGAGAAGGTTCTGGAAGTTTCTCCACCTTTCGAGACACCCCACATCAAGAAAGAGCAGCAAGCATgttaaaaatcaaatcttttcaTCTCCCACCGCAGCGGAATCAAGAAAGGGGGAGGAATTCGTAGTGGTGGAGGAAGAGGCCGCATTTGATAGGAAggtttcaagatccagatctgTTGGGTGTGGGAGCAGGAGCTTCTCAGGTGATTTCTTCGAGAGGATTTCGACAGGCTTCGGCGATTGTACCTTGCGCAGAGTTGAGTCTCAAAGAGAAGGGAGGccaaagattcaatctttaaGAGGTGGGGAGGATTGCAGTAGGCAGAGGGTTAGGTGTGGTGGGATTTTTGGTGGATTTGGGCTGACTTCATCTTCATCGTCTTCACATCTCATTGCAGCTTCGGACAGCAGCAATGGAGGTGGGAAATCAATGGTGGGATTGGGGCATCTCTCTCATGGGAGGAGTAGGAGTTGGGGCTGGGCTTTGGCAAGTCCAATGAGGGCATTTGGTAAGAATTCTGCAGTGAAAAGGGGTGATGATTCAGCCAAGAATGCAGCTCCTAACTTGGCTGCTATTCCCTCTCTCTTGGCTGTGGGTGgctga